A single region of the Anguilla rostrata isolate EN2019 chromosome 11, ASM1855537v3, whole genome shotgun sequence genome encodes:
- the LOC135234138 gene encoding receptor-type tyrosine-protein phosphatase V-like, whose amino-acid sequence MKALSRAHMLQRFQQHCQALSKENNAGYRQEFEGLNSVGRDLTTRAGQLDANKGKNRYPLILPYDHCRVRLALLSSQLHSDYINASYVPGGASARDFICTQGPLESTQADFWRMVWEQNVRVVIMLTPCKENHKVLCEPYWPQERVSVCYGGVQVTTLYQQRGPESVITTMHLRQAGSSAERRVTHYHYPGWPDQGVPQNPASICALAELVRKHINSIQHIGPSIVHCSAGVGRSGAFVALLWLMQLCARGVPPNVRAVVHDLRRHRMLMVQNLEQYIFVHNVLKHWLGDDKSGHGPRVAQDSRGPQPDKERHTRRTSQDGHSSSARRDRDDQERSRHPQHHNPRQEQGSTSKLHLGNLLRKLWLDSTSQT is encoded by the exons GGTCTGAATAGTGTGGGACGGGATCTTACAACTAGGGCTGGACAATTGGATGCAAACAAAGGCAAGAATAGATACCCTCTCATCCTGCCTT ATGATCATTGTAGGGTGAGACTGGCCCTGCTGAGCTCCCAGCTGCATTCTGACTACATCAATGCCAGCTATGTCCCT GGTGGTGCGTCGGCACGTGATTTCATCTGTACCCAGGGCCCCCTTGAGAGCACACAGGCAGACTTTTGGCGTATGGTGTGGGAGCAGAATGTGAGGGTTGTCATCATGTTAACACCCTGTAAAGAAAACCACAAA GTGCTCTGTGAGCCATACTGGCCACAGGAGAGGGTGTCAGTGTGTTACGGCGGGGTGCAGGTGACCACACTGTACCAGCAGCGTGGCCCAGAGTCTGTTATCACCACGATGCACCTGCGCCAG GCGGGTAGTTCGGCTGAGAGGAGAGTAACACATTACCACTACCCAGGCTGGCCAGATCAAGGAGTTCCCCAAAACCCAGCCTCCATTTGCGCCCTTGCTGAGCTTGTCCGGAAGCACATCAACTCCATTCAACACATTGGTCCCAGCATAGTCCACTGCAG TGCAGGGGTGGGGCGCTCGGGGGCGTTCGTGGCCCTGCTGTGGCTGATGCAGCTGTGTGCACGTGGGGTACCCCCCAACGTGAGAGCGGTGGTCCATGATCTGCGCAGACACCGAATGCTGATGGTGCAGAACCTG GAACAGTATATATTTGTTCACAACGTTCTGAAGCACTGGCTGGGTGATGACAAGTCGGGACACGGACCCCG gGTCGCCCAGGATAGTCGGGGTCCTCAGCCTGACAAAGAGAGGCATACTCGTCGCACCAGCCAGGACGGCCACTCATCGTCAGCTCGCAGGGACAGGGATGACCAAGAAAGGTCACGACATCCCCAGCACCATAATCCGAGGCAAGAGCAGGGCAGCACCAGCAAACTGCATCTTGGGAACCTCCTGAGAAAACTGTGGCTAGATTCAACTTCACAGACCTGa
- the LOC135234137 gene encoding transcriptional regulator QRICH1-like isoform X1, with protein MFPHRSPWTCTRECVIRSSAKRGGASIRSALHLKRLQRAGECGDLPCWSRPGSAKISKHVNEAAVQVICEDSPLWEVRTAMNNSLENTVSFEEYVRLKARSVPQHRMKEFLESLANKGPEALQEFQQGSTTMVYQQGTNCIYTDSTEVAGSLLELACPVQVQVQQSPQQQQQQQQQQQQVTSAQLSPQLTAAVHQASEQQIQVQVQIQGQQQPQTVGQVLQVPSPSQQQQQQLSSSQLQAVATAAQLVQHGEISEEQLQQHQQIQAQLVAAVAGGQQIQIQTVGALSPQQQQQGSPREGERRAAATSGVLQPAKKRKVDMPITVSYAIPGQQLATVLAIPQGGQQQSYLSLRPDLLTVDSTHLYSATGTITSPTGETWTIPVYSAQTRGDLQQQNITHIAIPQEAYGAVHVAGSPTDDKDKMAGKIAVSSASVAPSTVVASTAAATPISAATQEEVVQTLANTLFPAQFMNGNIHIPVAVQAVAGAYPNATQSVHIWDPQQQVVHTQGGSGQEQQLQGQTVQVAEVESQPQAAPTLLLPNTLKPEEGLEVWRLWAQGKNAELEKDTQTKLAPIGRRQPLRFQEDLVSCAVAELNIGLSMMTQEARGLEGEPFEADVIYYVFLCIQKYLFENGRVDDIFSDPYYTRFSQWLHRVLDVWKPSVHPLGYVIPSHVTEEMLWECKQLGAHSPSTLLTTLMFFNTKYFQLKTVEQHMKVAFSKMLRHTKKNPSNPKDKSTSIRYLKGVGLQHVGQKVTDDMYAEQAEHPENPLRCPIKLYDFYLFKCPQSVKGRNDTFYLTPEPVVAPNSPIWYSTQPITREQLEHMLTRILMVREIQEAISMVAGNMQ; from the exons ATGTTCCCCCATCGTAGTCCATGGACATGCACGCGGGAATGCGTGATTAGGTCAAGCGCGAAAAGAGGGGGCGCTTCGATCCGATCTGCACTGCATTTGAAACGGCTTCAAAGGGCAGGAGAGTGCGGGGACTTGCCCTGTTGGAGTAGGCCTGGCTCG gCGAAGATAAGCAAACACGTCAACGAAGCTGCTGTCCAGGTTATCTGTGAAG ATTCCCCCCTGTGGGAGGTGAGGACTGCCATGAACAACTCTCTGGAGAACACTGTCTCATTTGAAGAATATGTGCGTCTGAAAGCACGCAGTGTGCCACAGCACCGCATGAAGGAGTTCCTGGAGTCGCTGGCTAATAAGGGCCCTGAGGCACTGCAAGAGTTCCAGCAGGGTTCCACAACCATGGTGTATCAGCAGGGAACCAACTGCATCTACACCGACAGCACAGAGGTTGCGGGGTCCCTCCTCGAGCTGGCCTGCCCG GTGCAAGTGCAGGTCCAACAGTCacctcagcagcagcagcaacaacaacagcagcagcagcaggtgacaTCAGCACAGCTCTCCCCCCAGCTAACAGCGGCAGTGCACCAGGCCTCTGAGCAGCAGATACAAGTGCAG GTGCAGATCCAGGGGCAGCAGCAGCCCCAGACAGTGGGGCAGGTTCTGCAGGTGCCCAGCccctcccagcagcagcagcagcagctgtccaGCTCTCAGCTCCAGGCAGTGGCTACAGCTGCGCAGCTGGTGCAGCATGGAGAGATCTCTGAGgaacagctgcagcagcaccagcag ATCCAGGCTCAGCTGGTGGCAGCAGTGGCTGGCGGGCAGCAGATCCAGATCCAGACAGTGGGGGCGCTgtccccccagcagcagcagcagggctccCCGCGGGAGGGCGAGAGGCGAGCGGCGGCCACCAGCGGAGTCCTGCAGCCGGCCAAGAAGCGCAAGGTGGACATGCCCATCACAGTGTCCTACGCCATCCCGGGCCAGCAGCTGGCCACCGTGCTGGCCATCCCACAGGGCGGCCAGCAGCAGAGCTACCTGTCGCTGCGGCCCGACCTGCTGACAGTGGACAGCACGCACCTGTACAGCGCCACGGGCACCATCACCAGCCCCACGGGCGAGACCTGGACCATCCCGGTGTACTCGGCGCAGACACGGGGcgacctgcagcagcagaacaTCACACACATCGCCATCCCGCAGGAGGCCTACGGCGCCGTGCACGTCGCCGGCTCGCCCACCGACGACAAGGACAAGATGGCGGGCAAGATCGCCGTCAGCTCTGCGTCCGTCGCCCCCTCCACCGTGGTGGCCTCCACAGCCGCGGCCACGCCCATCTCGGCCGCCACCCAGGAGGAGGTGGTGCAGACCCTGGCCAACACGCTGTTCCCCGCGCAGTTCATGAACGGGAACATCCACATCCCCGTGGCCGTGCAGGCGGTGGCCGGGGCGTACCCCAACGCCACGCAGTCTGTACACATCTGGGACCCCCAGCAGCAGGTGGTCCACACCCAGGGAGGCAGCGGGCAGGAACAGCAGCTGCAG ggtCAGACGGTGCAGGTGGCAGAGGTGGAGTCCCAGCCACAGGCCGCTCCTACCCTGCTGCTGCCCAACACCCTCAAACCTGAAGAGGGTCTGGAGGTGTGGCGCCTCTGGGCACAGGGCAAGAACGCCGAGCTGGAGAAGGATACCCAGACCAAGCTGGCACCCATTGGCC gaCGGCAGCCCCTGCGTTTCCAGGAGGACCTGGTGTCATGTGCAGTGGCAGAGCTGAACATTGGTCTGTCTATGATGACCCAGGAAGCTCGTGGGCTGGAAGGAGAACCATTTGAGGCCGACGTGATCTACTACGTCTTTCTCTGTATACAAAAG TACCTGTTTGAGAACGGCCGAGTGGATGACATCTTCTCAGACCCGTATTACACGCGCTTCTCCCAGTGGCTGCACCGGGTGCTGGATGTCTGGAAGCCTAGTGTACACCCGCTGG GTTATGTCATTCCAAGTCACGTGACAGAAGAGATGCTGTGGGAGTGCAAACAGCTGGGGGCCCACTCTCCCTCCACATTACTCACCACCCTCATGTTCTTCAACACCAA GTACTTCCAGCTGAAGACTGTGGAGCAGCACATGAAGGTGGCCTTCTCTAAGATGCTGCGACACACTAAGAAGAACCCGTCCAACCCCAAGGACAAGAGCACGAGCATCCGCTACCTGAAGGGTGTGGGGCTGCAGCATGTGGGGCAGAAAG TGACAGATGATATGTATGCAGAGCAGGCCGAGCACCCTGAGAACCCTCTGCGCTGCCCCATCAAGCTCTATGACTTCTACCTCTTCAAGTG CCCCCAGAGTGTGAAGGGACGGAATGACACCTTTTATCTTACGCCTGAGCCTGTTGTGGCCCCCAACAGTCCCATCTGGTACTCCACCCAACCAATCACACGCGAGCAACTGGAGCACATGCTGACACGCATCCTCATGGTGCGAGAGATCCAAGAGGCCATCTCCATGGTAGCAGGGAACATGCAATAG
- the LOC135234137 gene encoding transcriptional regulator QRICH1-like isoform X2 — MNNSLENTVSFEEYVRLKARSVPQHRMKEFLESLANKGPEALQEFQQGSTTMVYQQGTNCIYTDSTEVAGSLLELACPVQVQVQQSPQQQQQQQQQQQQVTSAQLSPQLTAAVHQASEQQIQVQVQIQGQQQPQTVGQVLQVPSPSQQQQQQLSSSQLQAVATAAQLVQHGEISEEQLQQHQQIQAQLVAAVAGGQQIQIQTVGALSPQQQQQGSPREGERRAAATSGVLQPAKKRKVDMPITVSYAIPGQQLATVLAIPQGGQQQSYLSLRPDLLTVDSTHLYSATGTITSPTGETWTIPVYSAQTRGDLQQQNITHIAIPQEAYGAVHVAGSPTDDKDKMAGKIAVSSASVAPSTVVASTAAATPISAATQEEVVQTLANTLFPAQFMNGNIHIPVAVQAVAGAYPNATQSVHIWDPQQQVVHTQGGSGQEQQLQGQTVQVAEVESQPQAAPTLLLPNTLKPEEGLEVWRLWAQGKNAELEKDTQTKLAPIGRRQPLRFQEDLVSCAVAELNIGLSMMTQEARGLEGEPFEADVIYYVFLCIQKYLFENGRVDDIFSDPYYTRFSQWLHRVLDVWKPSVHPLGYVIPSHVTEEMLWECKQLGAHSPSTLLTTLMFFNTKYFQLKTVEQHMKVAFSKMLRHTKKNPSNPKDKSTSIRYLKGVGLQHVGQKVTDDMYAEQAEHPENPLRCPIKLYDFYLFKCPQSVKGRNDTFYLTPEPVVAPNSPIWYSTQPITREQLEHMLTRILMVREIQEAISMVAGNMQ; from the exons ATGAACAACTCTCTGGAGAACACTGTCTCATTTGAAGAATATGTGCGTCTGAAAGCACGCAGTGTGCCACAGCACCGCATGAAGGAGTTCCTGGAGTCGCTGGCTAATAAGGGCCCTGAGGCACTGCAAGAGTTCCAGCAGGGTTCCACAACCATGGTGTATCAGCAGGGAACCAACTGCATCTACACCGACAGCACAGAGGTTGCGGGGTCCCTCCTCGAGCTGGCCTGCCCG GTGCAAGTGCAGGTCCAACAGTCacctcagcagcagcagcaacaacaacagcagcagcagcaggtgacaTCAGCACAGCTCTCCCCCCAGCTAACAGCGGCAGTGCACCAGGCCTCTGAGCAGCAGATACAAGTGCAG GTGCAGATCCAGGGGCAGCAGCAGCCCCAGACAGTGGGGCAGGTTCTGCAGGTGCCCAGCccctcccagcagcagcagcagcagctgtccaGCTCTCAGCTCCAGGCAGTGGCTACAGCTGCGCAGCTGGTGCAGCATGGAGAGATCTCTGAGgaacagctgcagcagcaccagcag ATCCAGGCTCAGCTGGTGGCAGCAGTGGCTGGCGGGCAGCAGATCCAGATCCAGACAGTGGGGGCGCTgtccccccagcagcagcagcagggctccCCGCGGGAGGGCGAGAGGCGAGCGGCGGCCACCAGCGGAGTCCTGCAGCCGGCCAAGAAGCGCAAGGTGGACATGCCCATCACAGTGTCCTACGCCATCCCGGGCCAGCAGCTGGCCACCGTGCTGGCCATCCCACAGGGCGGCCAGCAGCAGAGCTACCTGTCGCTGCGGCCCGACCTGCTGACAGTGGACAGCACGCACCTGTACAGCGCCACGGGCACCATCACCAGCCCCACGGGCGAGACCTGGACCATCCCGGTGTACTCGGCGCAGACACGGGGcgacctgcagcagcagaacaTCACACACATCGCCATCCCGCAGGAGGCCTACGGCGCCGTGCACGTCGCCGGCTCGCCCACCGACGACAAGGACAAGATGGCGGGCAAGATCGCCGTCAGCTCTGCGTCCGTCGCCCCCTCCACCGTGGTGGCCTCCACAGCCGCGGCCACGCCCATCTCGGCCGCCACCCAGGAGGAGGTGGTGCAGACCCTGGCCAACACGCTGTTCCCCGCGCAGTTCATGAACGGGAACATCCACATCCCCGTGGCCGTGCAGGCGGTGGCCGGGGCGTACCCCAACGCCACGCAGTCTGTACACATCTGGGACCCCCAGCAGCAGGTGGTCCACACCCAGGGAGGCAGCGGGCAGGAACAGCAGCTGCAG ggtCAGACGGTGCAGGTGGCAGAGGTGGAGTCCCAGCCACAGGCCGCTCCTACCCTGCTGCTGCCCAACACCCTCAAACCTGAAGAGGGTCTGGAGGTGTGGCGCCTCTGGGCACAGGGCAAGAACGCCGAGCTGGAGAAGGATACCCAGACCAAGCTGGCACCCATTGGCC gaCGGCAGCCCCTGCGTTTCCAGGAGGACCTGGTGTCATGTGCAGTGGCAGAGCTGAACATTGGTCTGTCTATGATGACCCAGGAAGCTCGTGGGCTGGAAGGAGAACCATTTGAGGCCGACGTGATCTACTACGTCTTTCTCTGTATACAAAAG TACCTGTTTGAGAACGGCCGAGTGGATGACATCTTCTCAGACCCGTATTACACGCGCTTCTCCCAGTGGCTGCACCGGGTGCTGGATGTCTGGAAGCCTAGTGTACACCCGCTGG GTTATGTCATTCCAAGTCACGTGACAGAAGAGATGCTGTGGGAGTGCAAACAGCTGGGGGCCCACTCTCCCTCCACATTACTCACCACCCTCATGTTCTTCAACACCAA GTACTTCCAGCTGAAGACTGTGGAGCAGCACATGAAGGTGGCCTTCTCTAAGATGCTGCGACACACTAAGAAGAACCCGTCCAACCCCAAGGACAAGAGCACGAGCATCCGCTACCTGAAGGGTGTGGGGCTGCAGCATGTGGGGCAGAAAG TGACAGATGATATGTATGCAGAGCAGGCCGAGCACCCTGAGAACCCTCTGCGCTGCCCCATCAAGCTCTATGACTTCTACCTCTTCAAGTG CCCCCAGAGTGTGAAGGGACGGAATGACACCTTTTATCTTACGCCTGAGCCTGTTGTGGCCCCCAACAGTCCCATCTGGTACTCCACCCAACCAATCACACGCGAGCAACTGGAGCACATGCTGACACGCATCCTCATGGTGCGAGAGATCCAAGAGGCCATCTCCATGGTAGCAGGGAACATGCAATAG